CTTGGTTCGCCTGGCCCAGAACACGATCGTGAACCGTCGGTCCTCGAAGCGGTCACCGGGGACGTGAACGGGGCGGACCTCGTGGGGCACATGGCTGTCGAAGACCACGAGGGTGTTGTCCTTCGGGGCCACCTCGGTGAAGGTGTCCGCAGCCTCGATGACCCCGCCCACGTCGACGGTGTCGAAGAGTCGGAGCTCGCCACCCGAGAAGGCTTGTGGCTCACGGTTGAAGTAGTAGACCGCGCTGATGACGCGAGCCGCGACATCCGGACCGGCGGCGTCGACGTGCAGTCCGAAGTGGTCGCCGTCACCGTGCACGGTGAGCTGGCGCTCGATCGAGCCGAGTCTGAACCACTCGATGCCGAGCTCTCGACGGATGTGGGGGAGCAGGCCGACGAGTCGACCCTCGAACAGATCCCAGACCTTGTCGACATCGAAGTCCGTCTGTGATCGGCGCAGGTGGATGTGGTCGTCGAGCGGTTCGTCGGTGAGGACCTTGCTGGGGCTGAGATCGGCCTCCCGTGACAGCGCATGGTCGAGAAGACGACGGTGTTCCTCGGGAGTCAGGAGGTCGTCGAAGCGCAGGTGGCGGGCCCGGGTGACCTTCGCTTCGAACGCGGCCACCGCGGGCCGGGTCTCGGTGTCGTCGGGCGGCGCCTGGAGCTCGACCATCGGCTGTTGCTCGGCTCGGAGGAGCATGTCCGCAGCCAGGCCGTCCGCATCGGATGCCGCGCCGCGGAGCAGGACCAGGTGCGGTGCGAGCCGGCCGAGCAGGGACCTGGCCGCTGGAGCTCGTTGCTGGTTCGGCACCACGTGCTCGAGCAGAGCGAGCGCGGCACGGGCACCGGTGACCTCGACCAGGTCCGGGTCGGGCTCGACCGCGACCACGAGCATCAGGGGTGCGGGTCGCGGTGAACCCGGCTCGTCGCGTTCCCTCGGGTCCGGGTCGGCGCAACCGCCCCCCACGAGGATCGGGAGGACGTGACCGGATCGGTCGAGGACCGCGAGACCGATCGAGAGCAGGGTTGCACCCGCTCTGACGAGCGCGTCGATCAGAGCCGGCGACTCGTCTGATCCGACGACAATGATGCCGCGACCGTGCCACGCGACGGCGCTGGCCCTCGCGACCACCAAGTCGGGACGCCGACGGTGCAGGCCGTCGAGGAGATCGGTGAGGAGCGCTCGGATGACGACGTCCCCGGCGACGTTGTGTCGCAACCCGCCATGCCCTCGCTCGAGCCCGTAGTGGTCGGGAGCACGGCCGGTGACCTCGTAGCGCACTGCCGGTGCACCCGAGAGCACAGGCAGGGGCCCGTTCAGTCGGTCCGTGAGGGGTGCTCGCAGCTCCTCGGGCAGCACGATCGAGGCCACGAAGCCATCGACCTCCACCAGCAGTTCGCGCCCTGGTGTCGCGTGTGTGTCCATCGACGTGGCCGTCAGGCCATCGGAAGGTTCAGCCAGTGAACTTCGGCGAGGCATTCACCGCGGTCGCCGCGTCCGCTTCGGCGTCGGGGTCCACCGCCGCCGGTGCGGGGGCTGGTGCCGGTGCCGGTGCCGGTGCGGGGGCCGGTGCGGGGGCCGGTGCCGGTGCGGGGGCTGGGAACGGTGCGGGGAACGGTGCGGGGAACGGTGCCGGGAACGGTGCTGCCGCCGGCGGGGGAATGGGGGCGCCGGGTGCGGTCTGCGCGTCGGCACGGCTGGGCGAGGTGACGATCGACTCGACGATCGGGAGCGCCACCGCGGCAGCAGCCGCGGTCAGACCCAGCTTCTTGATGAGCTCGCGGCGGCCGATGGTCGGGACGCCGACCACGCCGGTGTCGATCAGCCCGCTGTCCACGAGCTCCTCGATGGCGAGCTCGACCACCTGGGCGTCCGGCGCGAGGCCGGTCGCCGCGGCGACCAGCGGGACCATGTCGGCGATCGTCGTCTTCCCGTCGCAGTGGTCCCAGACGACGGCCGCCGCCTCGTTGAGGGCATGCGCCTCACCGGTGACGTCGTTGAAGGCGAGGAGCTCGGTGGGCGTCCGCTCGACGAGGATGCCGTCGGTGCGGATCGGGCGGCTGTTCAGATCCATGGGCGGAACCGTACAACGGATGCCGGCGGATTTCAGGGGTCCCTGAGGCGAGCCTCCGGCCACTCGCGCATCCACGCCAGCGCCGCGGGGTCGACCGGGTACCCGAGGCGGTTCCAGGTGAAGGGTCCGTCGACGACCGGCAGGTAGGTGCAGCGCTCGAAGCGAGTTCCGCCTCCCAGGAAGTCAGCGGTGAACATGAACGGCTCGAGCGGGTCGGCGAGGTGGCGTCGGCGGTGGATGATGCCGGTGAACGTGCTCGCGAAGGTGCCGACGAAGCTGTCGGCTCGGGCCGCCACCTCCTGGGTGACCATCGCCAGCGCCGAGTCGTCGTGTCGCTCCAGTTCGGCGAAGCGCGCTCGCCACACCGGATCGTCGAGCAGGTGCTGGGAGAGGAACACCACGTCGCCGAAGTGGGAGCGGAGGGGCTTGAACACGTCGGAGTCCGGGTCGGCCTCGGTGCAGACCACCAGCCGCTCCTCCGACGGCAGGACCGCCGCCAGGTTGTCGCGGATCATCCACGGCGTGACCCGTCGGTAGTCGGGAACCCCGACGAGGTGGTCGGTGCGTCGGATGTGGACGGCGTTGAACCGACCGAGCTCGGCGGCCACCGAGCTCGCCAGCTCCCGGTAGGGACGCTTCGGTCGGATCTGCTCCAGCAGCGAGAACACCTCGCGGCGCCGGTCCGGTCGCAGGTGGAAGAAGTACGAGTACGAGGCGAGGCCGCGTGCGGTGAGGTCGAGGATCGGTGCGTCGGCCCAGTCGGGATCGAAGGCGACGGTCGGGCGCCCGTGGGCGAAGGCGGCGGCACACTCCTCGTCCTGCGGACCTGTCGGACCATCGGCGTAGGCGACCTGGTAGAGGTCCGGCCAGTCGACGGTGAGCACCGGATGCGCGCCCACGAGCTGGTCGTAGTCGTCGTCGCCGAGCACCGTGACCGGGAGGTCGAACAGATCCCGGAGGCTCGAGGCCGTCCCCGCATCCACGCCGTCGAGCGCCGGTCGCGGCCCCCAGCCGATCGGCGAGTCGACCGGGAGCGACAACGCGCGATCGCTGAGGTGGGCGAGTCCGACCCCGATCTCGAGCGCCATCAGCTTGTTCGAGAGGTAGCCGACGTCCTCGGCCATTCGGAGCACCCGTACCACCCGGCGAGCCTACGGCGCATCCGTCGGTACTCTCCGGCCATGGCCGGCGCGAGCGAACCGCTGATCTTCGTGGCGCTGGCGTCCTACTGCGAGCCGGAGCTCGCGCTCACGATCGAGGACTGCCTGCGTCGGGCCGAGCGTCCCGACCGGCTGCGCTTCGGCGTCCTCCACCAGTTCGACGAGGACGGCCCGCCGGAGATCGGCGAGGACTGCTTGGCTCACCTCGCCGAGGATGATCGCTTCCGCATCGTCGTCCGTGACCACCGCGAGAGCAAGGGCGGATGCTGGGCCCGTCACTGGGTGCAGGGCCTCTACGAGGGCGAGGAGCTCACGCTCCAGGTCGATGCCCACACGCGGTTCGCCGACGGCTGGGACGCCCGGCTCGTCGAGATGATGGAGGAGCTCCCCTCGGAGCGGCCGCTGATCACCGGATTCCCTCCCCCCTACTTCCGTGCCGACGGCGTCGACCTCGTCGATCGGACCGCCGTCGAGCGGGTCCCGTCCGTGCGAGTGGTGCACTGGTCCGACGAGGGGTGGATCCACCATCCGACCGAGCACATCGAACACACCAGGCCTGCGCCCCGGCGCACCAGGGTCCTGTCAGGGGCCTTCGTCTTCGCCCCCGGCTCCTGGATCACCGACGTCCGCCAGGATCCGTCCCACATCTACACGGGTGAGGAGTTCGCGCTGACCCTGCGCTCGTTCACGCACGGCTACGACCTCTTCGAGCCGACCCAGGTGGTGGTCTGGCATCGCAGTCATCCCACCACGAACCGGAAGTGGATCGGCGACGCCCCCAGTGGCCTCGTCGGTGCCCGCCAAGGCCGGGCCTACGCCCGCCTCCGGCTGCTCCTCGCCGGTGACCCCGACCGGCGGCTCGGGTCCTACTCCCTGGGTTCGGAGCGGACGCTCGACGACTACCACCGGTTCTCGGGCCTCGACTGTCGGACCCGAACGATCCACCCCGACGCCTTCGCAGGGATCCCGCCCGACTCGATGACGATCACCGCCCCGCCTCAGGAGACGCGCCGCGGGTCCGCGGACTTCTGATCCACGGCGTCGGCCAGGATCGTGAGCAGATCACGGCAGTAGTCGAGCCGGGCCTCGGCCGGATCGACGCCGATCGGCTCCCATGGTCGGTAGTCGCGCTTGGACCACAGCGGCCGGCCATCGTGGGCCTCGACGGTCTGGCAGTAGTGGATGATCGGCGCCCCCGCCACCACGTCCTCGGGCCAGTTCATCCACGCAGTCATCGCCTCGGTGACCAGGTCGAGACCGTCGGCGGCCAACGCGCCCACCAACGCGTACATGTCGCTCTCCCACCGCCCGGTCGCTTCCCGAACGACGGCCGTCAGCTCGATCCAGCGGGGGAGGATCCGCTCGAGGTCGGCGGTGTGGACGAGGCCGGGCCAGGTCACTGCCGGGAGGTCGCCGGCATCCGACCCGATGGCGTCGGCCACGACCCGGGCGGGGGCGCTGGTCGGGTGGAAATCGAGCCACCGCTGCAGCGTCGCGGTCCCTGCGACCGCCCGCCCTGGCACTCGAGCTCGGAACACCATGTCGGGGTCGAGGATCAGTACCGTGCCGACCGGTCGCTCCTCCTCCAGCCACTCGAGCAGGGAGAACAGCCGGTTGTAGGGCGGGTAGCGATCGCCGGTGGCGGGGTGGACGTTCGGCGCGTCGGTCGCCACGACCCGCGCGTGGACGTGATCGGGCACCGGTCCTCCGTCAGGGGTGGCGACCAGACGCACGAACTCACCGGGTTGTCCCACCTGCTTCCAGGTGTGGATCAGCAGCTGGCACTGCCAGTTGACCGAGGGGGCGGTGTCGGTGCACACGACCGAGTAGAGCGATTCCCGAGCGGTCATGACGAGGAGAGGGCGATCCGGCGTCGGGCCGAGGGCTCCGGCCGACGACGACCGGTCGACGGTCGGCGGCTCCGGGACGATCGCAGGAAGAGGGCAGTGGGATGCTCGGCGAACCGACGGGTCGTCTCCGGATCGTACATCGGCACGTTCCTGGGCTGGAGTGGGCCGAGCCGACCGATCATGGCAGGCCGAATCGCTCGATCTTCGCGAGCTTCTCCGCGGGGTCGCGTGTCCACGAGTAGTGGATCACCACGCCGTCGGACCGCCACCGGTGCGCCGCCGGACTCAGGCCGTCCACCAGGTCGAAGAGGTGGCCGTTGAGGTACTCCGACTCGGGGAGCACCTGCACCCGCACCTGGTTGTAGGCATGGAATCGTTCGAGGACCCGATTCAGCACGAGCTGCTCGCTGCCGAGGTGCACGATCGAGGCGGCGTTGCCCACCACCGTCGCCCACAGGCTGCGGGTGGCGTCACCGGCCCGCACGTGCACGAATCCCGAGTTCACGTGCAGCGGTGCGAAGTGCGGATTGGGACCGTCGTGCATGACGAGCACGTCGGCATCCGTCTCGCGCCCGGCCAGATCGGCGATGGGGTCGCGGAGCCAGATCAGGTCGACATCCTGGAAGAGCACGACCTGTGCCACGTGCAGGGCGTCCCACGTGGCCACCGATTTCCAGGGCACCAGGCGCGAGAAGCGGGCGTCGTTCCAACCGACGACCGAGCCCAGCCGGTCGCAATCCTCGACGTTGGCGGCCACCGACGTCAGGCCGAGCTGGCGGCAGCGCCGATCGGTATCGAGATCGAGGGCGACGATGACGGTGCGGGACCGCACCTCGATCGATCTCTCGTCACAGGAGGACAACCAGCGCTCGAGGAACGGCAGGAACGGGGCGTTGCAGACCGACACGACCAACGTCCGAGGGTGATCGAGGGCCGCCACCGCCTGGTGCCACGCGTCCGCCCGTCGGGGGCCGTCGACGTTCAGCATGTCGACGAACATCTGCCGTGTCTCGTCGATGCCGAGGGGACGGGGGTCGGGCAGGAGACCGAGCTCCGCGTCCAGGATGCGGACCAGGTTCGGGTTGACGGCCGCCTCCTGCGCCACCGAGGGCGCGTGCATGGCCATTCCCGCCATCGTCACCCGGTCGTCGAGCCCCACGACCCACGGCCAACGGACATCGTCCACCCGTCGACGGTACCGGTCGGGAGTTCGGCCTCGTTGCCGTGGCCGCCCGGCGTCGCCATGACGCCCTCGCCCGAGCCGGTCGAACAGGCAGGCCTCCCCGGCTGTCGCCGTCACGGGACGAGAGCTGGGGCCGAGGACGAGCCGTACGACCATGGGATACGGTCGCCGGCTTGTGAAGGTTCTTGTCGCCGGTGCCGGCGGGTTCATCGGTGGTCACCTCGTGGCGTCGCTGCTGGCCGACGGCGTCGACGTGCGTGCAGTCGACCGCAAGCCCCGGGTCGAGTGGCTCCAGTGCTTCGCCGACGCCGAGAACGTGACGGTCGACCTCGACAGCGCGTCGACGTCGGCTGCGGCCGTGGCCGGGTGCGACCGGGTGTTCAACCTGGCGTGCGACATGGGAGGGATGGGCTTCATCGAGCTGAACAAGGCCCTCTGCATGCGGTCGGTGCTCACCAACACCCACCTCATCGCCGCCGCCGTGGACGCTGAGGTCGACCGCTACTTCTTTGCGTCGACCGCCTGTGTGTATCCCCAGAGCCGGCAGGACACCACCGCTCCGGTCGCTCTCTGCGAAGACGATGCGTACCCGGCCGATCCCGAGGACGGCTACGGGTGGGAGAAGCTGTTCAGCGAACGGATGTGCCGACACCACGCGGAGGACTTCGGCTTGGACGTGCGCATCGCCCGTTTCCACAGTGTCTACGGACCGCACTGCACCTGGCAGGGCGGGCGGGAGAAGGTCCCGGCCGCGATCTGCCGGAAGGTGGCCGAGGCCGCCGCCGACGGCGTGGACGAGATCGAGGTGTGGGGCGACGGCGAGCAGCGCCGCAGCTTCCTCTACGTCGACGACGCCATCGTCGGGGTGCGTCGCCTGATGGACTCCGAGGTGTCGGATCCGATCAACATCGGGTCCGCGGAGATGGTGAGCATCAACGACCTGATCGATACGGTGAGTGCGGTGGCCGGTGTCGCACTCGCCCGTCGCCACGATCTCTCGGCCCCCCAGGGGGTCCGCGGTCGATCGAGTGACAACACGATGGTGCGCGAACGACTCGGCTGGGAGCCGACCACGACCCTGCGGGAGGGCATCGAGCCCACGTACCGGTGGGTCGCCGCGCAGCTGGGGACCGGGACCGTCGAGCCGTAGCCGATCGGTCTGCTCGGGTGGGGAGCAGGGCTGACCCGCGCCGACCCAACCGTCCTTTCCGAGTTCCCCCTCCCGTCCGGGGCGACCTACCCTCCGCGAGTCCGTCCCGTCCCCGTCGTCGCCCACCACCGAGGTGCGTTCCCATGGCCCTGTCCGAACCCTCTGCGAGCGGGCGCTTCGGCGAGTTCGGCGGGCGATTCGTACCCGAGACGCTGGTGCCGGCCTGTGAGGAGCTGGAGCGGGCCTTCCGCTCGGCGTGGGGGGACCCGGCGTTCCGCGGCGAGCTCGACGGCCTCCTGGCCGACTACGCCGGCCGCCCGTCCCCGCTCACCGAGTGCACCCGCCTCTCCGAGGAGCTCGGCGTGCGCGTCCTGCTGAAGCGCGAGGACCTCAACCACACCGGCAGCCACAAGATCAACAACGTGCTCGGCCAGGCCCTGCTCGCCCGGCGCATGGGCAAGACCCGCCTCGTCGCCGAGACCGGGGCAGGCCAGCACGGCGTCGCCACCGCCACCGCGGCAGCCCTGCTGGGCATGGAGTGCATGGTCTACATGGGTGAGGTCGACATGGGCCGCCAGCAGCTCAACGTCTTTCGCATGCGCCTCCTCGGCGCCGAGGTCGTCCCGGCCGTGTCGGGCAGCCGGACCCTCAAGGACGCCGTCAACGAGGCCATGCGGGACTGGGTGGCCACCGTGGCCACGAGCCACTACTGCCTCGGTTCGGTGATGGGCCCGCACCCCTACCCGTGGATGGTCCGGGAGTTCCACACCGTGATCGGCACCGAGGCCCGGGCGCAGTGCGCGGAGCTCCTCGACGGTGGTGTCCCCGACGTGGTGACCGCGTGCGTGGGCGGCGGCTCCAACGCCATCGGCATCTTCTCGGGCTTCGCCGACACCGACGCCGAGCTCGTGGGCGTCGAACCGGCCGGCGGCGCGGCCGTCGGGCGGGGCGTGCCCGGCGTGGTGCACGGGATGAAGAGCTACCTCATGCAGGACGAGTTCGGGCAGGTGCAGGAGGCGCACTCCATCTCCGCCGGGCTCGACTACCCCGGGGTCGGGCCGGAGCACTCGTTCCTCTCCTCGATCGGCCGGGCCCGCTACGAGCAGGTCACCGACGCCGAGGTGATCGACGCCTTCCAGCTGCTGAGCCGCACCGAGGGCATCATCCCGGCGCTCGAACCCGCGCACGCGCTGGCCTGGATCAGCCGCGACCGGGCCGCCCTCGCCGGGCGCACCGTGTTGTTGAACCTCTCGGGGCGAGGCGACAAGGACGTCGGCCAGATGATGGAGATCCTCGGTTGACCACCGAGGGCTCCGAGGCCGCCCCCGGGGTCCCGGTCGCACCGCAGGAGTGGGGCACCCTCGAGCGGGCGCTGCGGGCGGCCCGCGACACCGGGCGCAAGCTGCTCGTCCCGTACGTCACCGGTGGGTTGGGCGACGACTGGCCCGACGTGGTGCGCGCCGTCGCCGACGCCGGCGCCGACGCCATCGAGATCGGGGTGCCCTTCTCCGACCCGGTGATGGACGGACCCGTCATCCAGGCCGCCAGCGAGCGGGCGTTGGCCTCCGGTGCCACGCCGCCCTCGATCCTCGACCGCCTCCGCCACATCGACGCGGGCGTCCCGATGGTGGTGATGACCTACTACAACGTCGCCTTCCGGGCCGGGCACCACCGGTTCGCAGCGTCGCTGGCCGCCGCCGGGGTCAGCGCGGCGATCCTCCCCGACCTCCCCCTCGAGGAATCCGGCCCGTGGGCCGCCGCCGCCGACGCCGCCGGCGTCGAGACGGTGATGCTCGCCGCACCCACCGCTCCCGACGCTCGGCTGCCCCGTATCGCCGCCCGCAGCCGGGGCTTCGTCTACGCCGTCGGCCTCCTCGGGGTCACCGGGGAGCGCGACGAGCTCGCCGCCTCGGCGCTCGACATCGCCGGGCGGGTGAAGGCGGTGACCGACAAGCCGGTGCTGGTGGGTGTCGGGGTCTCCAACGCCGCCCAGGCGGTCGAGGTGAGCGAGGTGGCCGACGGCGCGGTGATCGGCTCGGCGCTGATGCGGCGGATCCTCGACGGCGAGGGACCGGCCGGCGCGGGCGCCTTCATCGCCGGGGTCCGGGCCGCCCTCGACGGCTGAGGGCCTCAGCCCAGCCCGAGGGCCCGGGCGATGACCAGGCGCTGGATCTCGCTGGTGCCCTCGCCGATCTCGAGGATCTTGGCGTCCCGGTAGAACCGGGCCACCGGGGTCTCGTCGATGAAGCCGTAGCCCCCGAAGACCTGCGTGGCGATCCGGGTGGCGCTCACCGCCGCCTCGGTGGCGTGCAGCTTGGCGACGGCCGCCTCGCGTGCGAAGGGGCGGCCCTGGTCGCGGAGCCAGGCGGCGCGGTAGGTGAGCAGCCGGGACGTGTCGGCCATCACGGCCAGGTCGGCGCACTGGAACGAGACGCCCTGGTTGGCCCCGATCGGCCGGCCGAACGCCTGGCGCTGGCCCGCGTAGCGGGTGGCGTGCTCGAGGCAGGCCTGTACGACGCCGGTGGCGAGGGCGGCGATGGCGACGCGGCCCTCGTCGAGGATCTCCAGGAACTGGTGGAAGCCCCGGCCCCGTTCGCCGAGGAGGTTCCCGGCGGGCACCCGGCAGTCCGTGAACGTGAGGCCGTGGGTGTCCGAGGCGTGCCATCCCATCTTGCGGTAGGGCGGTTGCACCTCGAACCCGGGGGTCCCGGCAGGGACGATGATCGTGCTGATCTCCGACGGGCCGGTGCGGGCGGTGACGGTGACGAGCGAGGTGATCGGCGTGCCGGAGTTCGTGATGAACGCCTTCTCACCGTTGATCACCCACTCGTCGGTCGTCTCGTCGAGCACCGCGGTGGTGCGGGTGCCGCCGGCGTCGGATCCGGCATCGGGCTCGGTGAGCCCGAACCCGCCGAGGGCCCGCCCGGCGCACAGGTCGGGGAGCCACTCGGCCTTCTGGCGGTCGTCCCCGTAGCGGTGGATCGGGTTGGCCCCCAGGCCCACGCCGGCCTCCAGCGTGATGGCCATCGACTGGTCGACGCGGGCGACCTCCTCGATGGCCACGCACAGCGTCACGAGGTCGGCACCCCCGCCGCCGTGCTCGGTCGGGAACGGGAGTCCGAACAGGCCCAGATCGCCCATGGCCAGGACCGTGTCGACGGGGAAGACGTGGTCACGGTCCCAGCGCTCGGCGTGGGGGGCGATCTCGGCCTCGGCGAAGTCGCGCACCACCCGCCGGAGCTGCTCCTGTTCGTCGGAGAAGTCGAAGCCCAGCACGCGACGAGGGTAGGCCACCCGCCGCTAGCGTGACCGGGTGGTGGCGACCCGCACATCGGCGGCCCGGCAGGGGCATCGGACGTGACCGGCACGGCCGAGGAGCAACCGCTCTTCGAGCGGGTCGACGGCGAGGCGTTCTTCGTCGGGCTCGTCGATCGCTTCTACACCGGCGTGATGGCCGACCCGGTGCTCGCTCCGCTCTACCCGCCCGACGACGTCGAGGGTGCCAAGGAGCGCCTCGCGGGCTTTCTCGTGCAGTTCTGGGGCGGCCCGACCACCTACAGCGACCGCCGTGGGCACCCCCGGTTGCGCATGCGGCACGCTCCGTTCGTCATCGGACCCGCCCAGCGCGACGCCTGGTTCCGTCACATGGCCACCGCGGTCGGCGGGGCCGTCGAGGCGGGCGAGCTCTCGACGGACGACGAGGCCCGGATGCTGGCGTACTTCCACCGGGCCGCCGAGCACATGGTGAACCAGCCCCCGGACCCTGTCCCTCGGGCGTGAAATCCACCACCCCGGCGGAGAATGGCACCATGCTGTGCACGACAAGGGTGATGCCGTCGCCCGAACCGCCCGCCCGTGGTCGACACGCAGTGCCTCCCCGGGCCTACAGGAGGATCCAATGACGAAGTCCGAGCTCATCGCCGAGATCGCCGAGCGCACCGGCGTTGCCAAGGCCGATGTCGAGAAGTCTCTCAAGGCGTTCGAGGAGGTCGCCAACGAGGTCGTCGCCAAGGGCACCGAGAAGCTGACCCTTCCGGGGTTCCTCAGCTTCGAGCAGACCACCCGCTCCGCCCGCACCGGTCGCAACCCCCAGACCGGCGAGACCATCCAGGTGCCGGCCAGCAAGGCCGCCAAGGTCACCGCCGGGTCGAAGCTCAAGGCCACCGCCAAGGCCGCCAAGATGTGAGCCGGCGGCCCTCCGGGGTCGCCGTCGTCGAGCATGGCCGAAGGGAGCGTCGTCCGACGCTCCCTTCGGCGCGTCCGGGCCGGCGTGTCGGACCTCCCCCGCTAGATTCGGCGCCATGACCGCATCCGAGACCCTCGCCGTCGGCGCCAAGGCCCCGTTGTTCGCCCTCCTCGACCAGAACGGCGACAAGGTGCGGCTCAGCTCGTTCAAGGGCCGCAAGGTGCTCGTGTACTTCTACCCGAAGGCCGACACGCCCGGCTGCACCACCCAGTCGTGCGGCCTGCGCGACATCCTCGGTGACATCGGCGACACCGTCGTGCTCGGGATCAGCCCCGACCTGCCCGCCAAGCAGAAGAAGTTCGACGACAAGTACTCCCTCGGCTTCCCGCTCCTGTCCGATGCCGACCACACCGTCGCCGAGGCGTACGGCGCGTGGGGGGAGAAGAGCATGTACGGCAAGAAGTACATGGGGATCGTCCGTTCGGCGTTCCTCGTCGACGAGAAGGGCCGGATCGCCGAGGCCTGGCCGAAGATCAGCCCCAAGGACACCCCGACGAAGCTCCTCGCGGCGCTCGGGGCGTGACCGCACTGCGCCCGCCGGCGGAGGTCCTCCCGCACCGGCCACCGTTCCTGCTGCTCGACGAGGTCACCGAGCTCGCCGTCGGCCGGTCCGCCGTCGGGCGTTGGGCCCTCACCGGGGAGGAGAGCTTCTTCGCCGGTCACTTCCCGGGCCGGCCCACG
This genomic interval from Acidimicrobiales bacterium contains the following:
- a CDS encoding 2OG-Fe(II) oxygenase, with product MDTHATPGRELLVEVDGFVASIVLPEELRAPLTDRLNGPLPVLSGAPAVRYEVTGRAPDHYGLERGHGGLRHNVAGDVVIRALLTDLLDGLHRRRPDLVVARASAVAWHGRGIIVVGSDESPALIDALVRAGATLLSIGLAVLDRSGHVLPILVGGGCADPDPRERDEPGSPRPAPLMLVVAVEPDPDLVEVTGARAALALLEHVVPNQQRAPAARSLLGRLAPHLVLLRGAASDADGLAADMLLRAEQQPMVELQAPPDDTETRPAVAAFEAKVTRARHLRFDDLLTPEEHRRLLDHALSREADLSPSKVLTDEPLDDHIHLRRSQTDFDVDKVWDLFEGRLVGLLPHIRRELGIEWFRLGSIERQLTVHGDGDHFGLHVDAAGPDVAARVISAVYYFNREPQAFSGGELRLFDTVDVGGVIEAADTFTEVAPKDNTLVVFDSHVPHEVRPVHVPGDRFEDRRFTIVFWARRTKSPAEVFTGDADRRTDLQHQLLPALTADGFRVVTTPADVQERLAEVLAARAASAPDETTDDHFLPDGMPSFIDVGELGAWVIEELKSMHEQWYQAPLEPTAHYGLRVYREGQTLIRHNDRYETHVISSIVHVGADVDEPWPLVVEDREGQCHDVYLEPGQMLLYEGAKLPHGRPHPLRGRYYASLFLHYRPTDWLRTLEGVCRDQS
- the trpA gene encoding tryptophan synthase subunit alpha; this translates as MTTEGSEAAPGVPVAPQEWGTLERALRAARDTGRKLLVPYVTGGLGDDWPDVVRAVADAGADAIEIGVPFSDPVMDGPVIQAASERALASGATPPSILDRLRHIDAGVPMVVMTYYNVAFRAGHHRFAASLAAAGVSAAILPDLPLEESGPWAAAADAAGVETVMLAAPTAPDARLPRIAARSRGFVYAVGLLGVTGERDELAASALDIAGRVKAVTDKPVLVGVGVSNAAQAVEVSEVADGAVIGSALMRRILDGEGPAGAGAFIAGVRAALDG
- the trpB gene encoding tryptophan synthase subunit beta, producing the protein MALSEPSASGRFGEFGGRFVPETLVPACEELERAFRSAWGDPAFRGELDGLLADYAGRPSPLTECTRLSEELGVRVLLKREDLNHTGSHKINNVLGQALLARRMGKTRLVAETGAGQHGVATATAAALLGMECMVYMGEVDMGRQQLNVFRMRLLGAEVVPAVSGSRTLKDAVNEAMRDWVATVATSHYCLGSVMGPHPYPWMVREFHTVIGTEARAQCAELLDGGVPDVVTACVGGGSNAIGIFSGFADTDAELVGVEPAGGAAVGRGVPGVVHGMKSYLMQDEFGQVQEAHSISAGLDYPGVGPEHSFLSSIGRARYEQVTDAEVIDAFQLLSRTEGIIPALEPAHALAWISRDRAALAGRTVLLNLSGRGDKDVGQMMEILG
- a CDS encoding UDP-N-acetylglucosamine-transferase, whose protein sequence is MAGASEPLIFVALASYCEPELALTIEDCLRRAERPDRLRFGVLHQFDEDGPPEIGEDCLAHLAEDDRFRIVVRDHRESKGGCWARHWVQGLYEGEELTLQVDAHTRFADGWDARLVEMMEELPSERPLITGFPPPYFRADGVDLVDRTAVERVPSVRVVHWSDEGWIHHPTEHIEHTRPAPRRTRVLSGAFVFAPGSWITDVRQDPSHIYTGEEFALTLRSFTHGYDLFEPTQVVVWHRSHPTTNRKWIGDAPSGLVGARQGRAYARLRLLLAGDPDRRLGSYSLGSERTLDDYHRFSGLDCRTRTIHPDAFAGIPPDSMTITAPPQETRRGSADF
- a CDS encoding O-fucosyltransferase family protein: MAEDVGYLSNKLMALEIGVGLAHLSDRALSLPVDSPIGWGPRPALDGVDAGTASSLRDLFDLPVTVLGDDDYDQLVGAHPVLTVDWPDLYQVAYADGPTGPQDEECAAAFAHGRPTVAFDPDWADAPILDLTARGLASYSYFFHLRPDRRREVFSLLEQIRPKRPYRELASSVAAELGRFNAVHIRRTDHLVGVPDYRRVTPWMIRDNLAAVLPSEERLVVCTEADPDSDVFKPLRSHFGDVVFLSQHLLDDPVWRARFAELERHDDSALAMVTQEVAARADSFVGTFASTFTGIIHRRRHLADPLEPFMFTADFLGGGTRFERCTYLPVVDGPFTWNRLGYPVDPAALAWMREWPEARLRDP
- a CDS encoding glycosyltransferase family 77 protein encodes the protein MDDVRWPWVVGLDDRVTMAGMAMHAPSVAQEAAVNPNLVRILDAELGLLPDPRPLGIDETRQMFVDMLNVDGPRRADAWHQAVAALDHPRTLVVSVCNAPFLPFLERWLSSCDERSIEVRSRTVIVALDLDTDRRCRQLGLTSVAANVEDCDRLGSVVGWNDARFSRLVPWKSVATWDALHVAQVVLFQDVDLIWLRDPIADLAGRETDADVLVMHDGPNPHFAPLHVNSGFVHVRAGDATRSLWATVVGNAASIVHLGSEQLVLNRVLERFHAYNQVRVQVLPESEYLNGHLFDLVDGLSPAAHRWRSDGVVIHYSWTRDPAEKLAKIERFGLP
- a CDS encoding PqqD family protein, producing MDLNSRPIRTDGILVERTPTELLAFNDVTGEAHALNEAAAVVWDHCDGKTTIADMVPLVAAATGLAPDAQVVELAIEELVDSGLIDTGVVGVPTIGRRELIKKLGLTAAAAAVALPIVESIVTSPSRADAQTAPGAPIPPPAAAPFPAPFPAPFPAPFPAPAPAPAPAPAPAPAPAPAPAPAPAAVDPDAEADAATAVNASPKFTG
- a CDS encoding NAD-dependent epimerase/dehydratase family protein, which encodes MKVLVAGAGGFIGGHLVASLLADGVDVRAVDRKPRVEWLQCFADAENVTVDLDSASTSAAAVAGCDRVFNLACDMGGMGFIELNKALCMRSVLTNTHLIAAAVDAEVDRYFFASTACVYPQSRQDTTAPVALCEDDAYPADPEDGYGWEKLFSERMCRHHAEDFGLDVRIARFHSVYGPHCTWQGGREKVPAAICRKVAEAAADGVDEIEVWGDGEQRRSFLYVDDAIVGVRRLMDSEVSDPINIGSAEMVSINDLIDTVSAVAGVALARRHDLSAPQGVRGRSSDNTMVRERLGWEPTTTLREGIEPTYRWVAAQLGTGTVEP